From the Patescibacteria group bacterium genome, the window AAAAGTAGAAGAACTTCGTTTTATGGCAACAAAGTTTGCAGAAGGGAGTCTTGAGAGAAAGGCAATTGAAGAAGAGCTTCATAAAATTGAACACAATAAATAAAAAAAATGTCATTACGAGGAACGATAGTGACGAAGTAATCTCCAGAGATTGCCACGTAATTCCGTTGACACTCCATTCCTCGCAATGACAAACAATTATATATAACCATAACTTTTAACTTTATACTTTTATCTTTTAACTAACTCCATGCTAGATTATTTAAATAAATTTAATTCACTACCTCAATATCTAAAGGATAAAATGTCAGATCCTTCTATTTTGGCTGCGATTAAAGAATTAGAAGAAAAATATGACATTAGTCTGGCTGCTGTTGTGATGAAGGTGATGGTCAAAGATATTTCTATTCTAGACTTGGCTCAATATTTTGTTTTTGAATATAGACTAGACGGAAAAAAAGCAGAAACGCTTGTGGAAGAAATGAAAGAAAAGGTTCTTTTTGTCTCTGCTGATTACCTTGGTTTTGAAACAAAAACAAAAAGAGATTTGTTGGGCGTTGAACAAAAGCCAGGTCAGATAGTAAATAAAGTAAAAACATCAAATTTCTTTTTCTCTTCAGAAGATGAAGAAGAGGTTTTACAGTTAACAAAAACACTAGGACCAAAAGACGAAGTGAAAGAGGTTAATGATGAAAGAATAAACAGCATTGTTGATGAGGTTGTATTTGAAACAGGTGTTAGTTTTAGTTCTGGAGATCTTTCAGAGCGTTTTGTAAAAGTTTTGAAAACTTATGCCCGTGGAGTTAGAAATAAAATAGATATAAAAATTACTCTCAGCAAGGATGTCGATAAAGGTGGTCTCGGTATGAGTAATGAGCGAGCAGAAGAGGTTTTGAAATCACTAGATAAAAGAAATAAAAAAGCAGAACAAAAATTACCGGAAATAAAATTGAAAGATGATAGTTTAGAGGGGAATACAGGCGGTGGCATTCCAGAAAAGAAGAATGATGTTGATAATTTCAGAAAAAAAATGGAAATAAAAGGAATAGAGCCGCAGAGAGATATGGAGTATGACTTATCTTCAATGCCGAAAAAAACCCCCACCACCCAGCCACCCGGTGGCTTCGCAGGACAGGCATCACTGGAAAAACCAGTGCCAATGCTTGACTCAAAGGGATTACCTATTCCAGTCCCTGTGGCAAAAAATGGAGAACAAATAAAATCAACCGATATCAAAGCCCCAACCCTACCAGTTGGTGAGTTAAAGGGGCAGACTCCGATGAAGGCACCTATAAAGATAGAAAATAAAAACCTAGATGATCGTATTGCTGGAACAGATGGTAAGTTTAAATCAAGAATATCAGCCCCAGAAACTGGCAGAAAAAAAGTAGAGGATGTAAAGGTTGTTCCAAAACTATCGGGTCCAATTGATGAACTTAGACATATGAATATCGTAGACTTTAGAAGACTCGATCCCGATCCCATGAGAGCTGCCGCCAAAATAAAAGAGAAGATTGGATTGCTTGAAGAAGATGGTTTTAGAAAGAGACTAGAAGGAATCAGGGCTTGGCGAGAAAGTAGAATAAATAATGAATATATTGAAATTGGCCGAAGAAGTATTGGACAAAAAAAACCCGTCAATGAAATAATTCACGACAAAAATATTAGTGGTCAGGACACCTTAAGAGAGGATGAATTTGAAGCAATATTAAACCTAAATAGAGAAATTAGATACTAGACCCCCTACTCCGCCAGCTGGCGGATTCGGAGGGCAAGCTCTCTTAAGTAGTATCTTATGAAAAAAAATAAGTTTAGATAAAAACAAAAAGTTAGAATAAGCAAATAAATTTTTTATGCAACAGTTTACAGTCCCACAATTTATCGATGTAGAAGATAAAATTTTCGGTCCTATAACCGTAAGGCAATTTGTTATTATCCTTGCAGGATCTTTGATGCTGTTTGTTATTTTTAAGTTTTTTAGTTTACTTTATCTATTGACCGTTGGTGTTTTTATTTTAGTAAACATGATTCTTTTTGCCTTTTTTAAAGTAGCTGGTAGACCATTTCATTTTTTTGTTTTAAATTTTATTCAAACTCTTCTGAAAGCAAGCCTTCGAGTTTGGAAAAATATTCCAAGTGGTGAAGTAAAAGAAGAAATAATTAGTCAAAAAATTGAAACAAAAAGAATTAGAAAAAGACAGTATACATCATCTCGTTTGGCCGAACTATCTCTCATAGTTGATACTCAAGGCAAATTTAGGCACGAAGAACTAAAAGAAAATATTAATCTCGGTGAGAGTCTAAAAAACAAAATGAACGAAATATTATAATATGACAAATAAAGGAAAATTGGCAAGATCAAAAGTTGGAGCAGCAACTCAAAAATATATAGACATAGGTGAAATCAAGGAAGATATTGTTGTTATGCGTGATGGAACTATGAGAGTTGTTTTATTAATTTCTAGTATTAATTTTGCTCTAAAAAGTGAAGATGAACAAAATGCTATTATCGGTTCTTATGTTAGTTTCCTAAACAATATTAGCTTTCCATTGCAGATAATAATTCAATCTAGAGAGTTAAATATAGAAGATTATATCCTTAGATTAAAAGAAAAAGAAAAAGAGCAAACGAATGAATTATTGAAAATGCAAACAGGGGACTATATTTCCTACATTCAAGAATTGGTTGCAATGAGTAAAATAATGAACAAAAGATTTTATATAGTCATTCCATACAACCCTTTGTCTGATAAACAGAAGGGATTTTTCCCAAGACTCTTTGATTTACTGAGACCAGATACAACAATCAAAATGAAAGAAAAAGTATTTGTGAACAGAAAAAAAGAAATTATGAGAAGAGTTGACAACGTCATAAGTGGCTTGAATTCAATGGGTCTTAGTTCAGTCCAGCTTGATACCCAGAGCTTGATAGAACTTTATTATAATACCTACAACCCAATAACTTCAGCAAATGAAAAATTGGTTGATGTTGATAAACTAAGAGTAAATAAATAAAGCGTGATTTAATATGGTTAATTTTAAAAAATCAAATAATCTAGATAGTGATAAGAAAAAAGTAGATGAATATACTATTCGTGAAAGAAGTCTTGCTGAAGTCACAAAAGAGTATATTGAAGAAGAGAAGGAATACAGGCGTGGTTCCCTATCCATAAAAGACCTTATTGCCCCAGCTAGTTTTCAGGTCAACCCTGGATATTTAAAATTGGGTGATAAGTATGTTAGGACTATTTTTGTTATTACATATCCGAGATATATTAGTGTTGGTTGGTTTGCCCCTATCATTAACCTCAACTCTACATTTGATGTTTCGATGTTTTTCTATCCGGTGGGGAGCACTATGGTTTTAAAACAATTAAAAAATAAAGTTGGTGCCCTAGAGGCTCAAATCATTTCAGATGCAGAAAAAGGAGCAGCTCGGGACCCTCTAAGAGAAACCGCTTTGCGTGATATTGAAGCCCTGAGAGATGCCCTTACTCAGGGAATTGAAAAGTTTTTTCAATTTGCTCTTTACGTCACAATCTATGCCGACACAAAAAAAGAGTTAGACAGAATGAGTGATGAGGTTGAAGATATCTTTGGTTCTAGGTTGGTTTATTCTAGGAGAGTTTTTTATCAAGCTGAGCAAGGATTCAATTCTACCATGCCTCTTGGCAATGATGAATTGTATATTGCCTTTAATATGAACTCATCTCCAATCGCTTCTTCATTTCCTTTTATTTCATCAGAATTAACTAGCGACAATGGCATTCTTTACGGAATAAATAGACATAACAATAGTCTAATTTTATTTGATAGATTTAGCTTGCAAAATGCCAATACTGTCGTATTCGCGACTTCCGGTGCTGGTAAAAGTTATGCTATTAAATTAGAGGTTTTGCGTAGTCTAATGCTTGGAACAGATGTTATGATTATTGACCCCGAATTTGAATATAAATATTTGTCTGATGCGGTTGGTGGAACCTATATTAACTTATCACTCTCATCAGAAAATAAAATTAATCCTTTTGATTTGCCAAGGTCTATCGGGGGTGATTCAAAAGCAGGAGACATTATTAGAAGTGCTGTTATTACAGTTAAAGGTCTTATTAGACTTATGCTTGGTGATATGACGCATGAAGAGGATTCTATCATTGATAGAGCTCTTCTTGAAACATATGCCAAAAAAGATATTACAGCCGATAGTGATTTGGCAGAAATTGAGCCACCTATTATGCAGGATTTTCAAGATATTTTGGAAGGAATGGAAGGTGGGGGAAGTTTAGCACTTCGACTAAAGAAATATACAGAAGGAACATTTTCAGGCCTTTTTAATAGTCCAACCAATGTAGAAATGGATAATAATCTAGTTTGTTTTTCTGTACGTGACTTAGAGGATGAATTGAGGCCAATAGCTATTTATATGGTTATTAACTATATTTGGAATGTTGTTAGATCGGAAATGAAAAAGAGAATTCTCGTTATCGATGAAGCCTGGTGGTTAATGCAACACGAAGATAGTGCCAAATTTATTTTTGCACTTGTGAAAAGATGTCGTAAATATTATCTCGGGGTTACCACAATTACACAGGATGTAAATGACTTTTTGACATCACCTTACGGCCGAGCTATCGTAACAAATTCATCCCTGCAACTTCTTCTAAAACAGTCTACGGCTGGCATTGATTTGGTCCAAAAGACTTTCAACCTAACAGAAGGTGAAAAATATTTACTTTTAGAATGTGGCTTAGGTGAGGGAATCTTTTTCGCTGGCTCCAAACACGCTGCAATTAAGGTCGTGGCCTCCTACACAGAAGATCAACTAATAACCTCAGATCCAAGGCAACTTTTGCAGATAGAAGACTCTAAAAAGGAGTTTGATGAGTCCGTGGCTGACGAATATGATACAAGATAGAAAAAATTCTTAAAATAGTTTATAATATCATTATATGAATACAAAAATTGTAGGAATTCTAATAATAGTCCTAGGCTTAGCTGGTCTTTTTGGAGGTGCTTATTATGTCTATAGACAGATGTATTATGTTCCAGATGAACCAGTGATAATAATCCAGAAAGAGGAAGAGAAAAAAACAACACCAGTAACTATTGAGAATAAAAATTCATATAATATCCCAATTAAAACCGAAAATGGCAGTGTAGAAAAAATAATAGAACTTCAAAAGAAAACTGTTGTTATAAGTGGTAAGGAAGAGCAGGAGGTAAATGAAAGCTCAATGACAGAGGAACAACTAAAAAGAACAGCTTCACTTTTTATTGAAAGGTTTGGTTCATATTCAAATCAGTCTAACTTTTCTAATGTTAGTGATTTGAAAATATACATGAGCAATAATATGAAAATATGGGCTGATGATTTTCTTAAAAAGAATAATATAGACAGAGATATTAGTGTTTACTACGGCATTACTACAAAATCTATATCTCAAAAAATTGAAACAATAGACGTAGGAACAGGGGAAGCCAGTATATTGGTTAATTCATTAAGAAGAGAAAGCGGAGGAACTCTTTCTGAGGATAATTCTTTTTATCAAGAAGTGCTGGTAAAATTCGTTCTTGAAAAAGGTTTTTGGAAAGTTGATAGCGCTAACTGGAGGTAATAGACTAAATTTTACAATTATTATTTAAATATGCAAAAAGAAAATATTAAAATATCATCATTTGTTTTTATTACATTCTCACTGTCTGCTTTTGCAGTGGTTAGTTTCTTGTACTTGTTTTTAAGTTCTAGAATACATTACACTCAAGCAGACAAAAAAGTATATGCTATAGAGGAAGTATATTATAACGAAAATATTAACTACGATGACCCATACTTAACAAAAGCAAGCGGATTCAAAAATTCGATTAATGGTCCTATAATTTCAAATTTCGATCCATATCTTGGTGACTTTGATGCTCCAGTGAAAATAATTGTATATTCAGATTTTACTTGTCGTTATTGTCTCGAACAAGAGCAAATTATAAAAAATGTTTTAAAAAAATATAGTGGTAGTGTAAGATATATTTGGAAAGATTATCCAGAATCAAATATTGATTCTCTTTCTTTCAAGGCATCTCTCTCTGCTAGGTGTGCCCAAAACCAAGACAAATTTTGGGAGTTTCATGATAGTCTTTTTGCAAACAACACTGGTCTAAATGAAGAGGGGATATTTAAGATTGCAAACAGACTAGACCTGGACATAGATAGTTTTAAAACATGTTTCAATGAAAAAAAGGCACTCCCTTTAATCTTAAGTAACATAGAGGAAGCGAATGCTATTGGAATTATTGGAGTCCCTAACGTTTACATAAATGATAAAGAATTCATTGGAAGTGTTAGTGAGGAAGAATTCTCTATGATTATAGAAAATGAACTAAAAGATGACTAAAATATCAGAAATATATGTCTGTGAAAAATGTGGCGCCCAACATCCTAAATGGAGTGGGCGTTGTTTAGAGTGTGGATCTTGGAGTAGTCTAAAAAAAGAACTTCAAGACAGAAAAACAATAGAGAAAAAGGAAACTGAAAAAATAAGTCCTGCAGTGGTTGTCGATTTTAATAATTTACAAAAAGAAAAAGTAGTAAGAAGTGAAGTCGGCATATCAGAAGTTGATAGAGTTTTTGGCGGTGGTTTGGTTTCAGGTTCATTAGTACTCTTTGCGGGTGAACCAGGAATTGGAAAATCAACGCTATTAACTCAAATTTCAGACTCCTTGGCGAAGAAAAATAAAGCAACTGTTCTCTATATTAGTGGGGAGGAATCATCAAACCAAGTTAAAGATAGATTTGTTAGATTGAAATGTGATCTAGTTGATATAAAATTTGTTGGTGATACAAATCTTGAGAAAATAATCTCGGCCATAAAAGAAATAAAACCTTCATTTGTAGTAGTTGATTCTATCCAGACTATTTATTCCTCAATGATTCCATCGGAATCGGGGAGTGTGACCCAAATTAGAGCTTGTACATCCAAATTTATGGAACTTTCTAAGGAAACAGGTATTTCAGTTATCTTAGTCGGGCATATTACAAAAGATGGTAATGTTGCTGGTCCAAAAACTTTAGAGCACATGGTTGATGTCGTTGTTTATCTTGAAACTGATAATTCTCAAATGTATAGGATGATGAGGACAACAAAAAACAGATTTGGTTCTACAAACGAGATAGGAATATTTGAAATGAAGGAAGATGGTTTTACTGAAGTTAAAAATCCTTCTTCTGTTTTTATAAATGATGAACTTGAGACATTCCCAGGTTCAGTTGTCAGTTCTCTTATTGAAGGAACACGCTCCTTCTTGGTTGAAATTCAGGCGCTTGTCTCAAAAACAATGTTTGGATATCCTCAAAGAAAGTCATCTGGATTTGACCTGAATCGTCTTCAAGTCCTCTCCGCAGTACTTTCAAAGAGAACTTCAATAAATTTATTCAATCAAGACATTATTCTGAATTCAGTAGGTGGTATCAAAATAAATGACCCAGCTCTTGATTTAGCAGTATGTCTTTCTATTGCCTCATCTTTTCTGGATAAATCTTTAAAACAAAAGACAATAATATTGGGAGAAGTTGGTCTCGGAGGGGAGGTTAGAAACGTTTCGCATATTGACGCCAGACTCAAAGAAGCAGAAAAACTAGGTTTTGAGAAAGCAATAATTCCTGATATGAAAACAAGCAATAAAAAATTATTACTCGTACGTGTTAAAAATTTACCTGAAGCAATTAAAAATATTTAATAATTTTTATTCTCCTCTTGACAAGGTGAATTGCGAAGCAAGAGAGGGTGCTCTGGGGTAGAGGAGTACCGCGAAGCGGGGAGGTGTGTATATGTTTTTTTTATTCCAAGTGAATATTCTTATTAAAATCGGCCACTTTTTTTGCTAAAATTGGGTAATTATCAAGGCTTGGATTGGTCTCTAGAATTTCAGAGGCCTTTTTTCTTGTTTGTTTTATGAGCTCGTAATCAAATAGGGTGGCTATCTTTAATTCTGGAAAACCTTTTTGAATTGTTCCGTAGAACTCTCCAGGGCCTCGAAGTTTAAGATCAATTTTTGATAATTCAAATCCGTTGTTATATTTCTCCATTGCCTCTAGTCTTTCCCGTGTGTTGTCTGATCTATTATCTGAGGAAAGAAAACAATATGACTGATGTTCTCCTCTGCCAACTCTTCCTCTGAATTGGTGTAATTGAGATAGCCCAAACCTATCAGCTTCTTCAATCAATATAATACTTGCATTCGGTATATCTATCCCAACCTCAATCACGGAGGTTGAAACCAAAATATCAATTTCTTTATTTACAAATTTATCCATTACATTTTTTTTATCATCACTTTTTAACTTACCATGGAGCATTTCAATATTTAGGTCAGGGAAAATATTTTTGTTCAATTTTTCATACTCCTCGGTGACAGACTTAAGCCCGAGTTTATCAGAAATATCAATTAAGGGACAAACCACAAAGGCTTGTCTTCCTTTTTTTATTTCCTTTCTTATGAAATCATAGAGATTTCCCTGATTCTTGTCATTAATTATTTTTGTAATAATTGTTAATCTATTTTTTGGCATTTCATCAATAATTGAAATATCCAAATCTCCATAGATGGATAGGGCAAGAGAACGGGGGATAGGAGTAGCTGTCATGGACAGAAAATGAGGAGAAAAATTCTTGGGAAGACCGCTTTTTTCAAGAATCTTTTGTCTTTGCCCAACGCCAAAACGATGCTGTTCATCCACAACAACGAAAGATAGGTTTTTGAAACTTATATCAGCTTGTATCAAAGAGTGAGTGCCAATTATTAAATCAACTTCACCCTTTTTGATTTTACTTAAAAGTATTTTTTTTGTAGATTTTTCCTTTCCTAAAAAATATTTAGTTCTTGTAACAAGCGCAATATTAATATTCTGTTTTGCAAATAAGCTAGATAGAGTTTGAAAGTGTTGCTGGGCTAAAATTTCAGTTGGGACCATAAAGGCGGATTGTTTTTTATTTAAAAAACAATTTAGGAGAGCAAGAGAGGCGACGGCAGTTTTCCCGCTTCCAACATCACCCTCGAGAAGCCTCGACATTGGAGTTTCATTTTGTATATCACCAATAATCTCCCATGAAGTTTTTCGTTGAGAATCCGTTAGTTGAAATTCAAGTCCATCAACAAAATCCTTGGTTTCTTTCTCAAAAAAATTAAGTTTGTTGGCTTTTCTGTCCTTGAGAGTCCTTTTTAGGATTAGAGATCTAAGCTGGACCAAAAACATTTCACTGAAAGCAAGTCTCCTTTGAGCGGTATCAATATCTTCTTTTGTGTCAGGAAAATGAATTTTATTTATTGCGTGTTCGAGTCTTTCTAAATTAAACTCAGATAATATATTTTCAGGAATAATATCCTCCAAGAGATGAGTATACTTTATAATAGCGTTAATCAGAAATCTAATTTGTTTTTGGCTAATATTGGATGTAGAATGGTAAATTGGAACTAGCCCTTGAGTATGAATATTATCTGAATTGCCAATCTTTTCGTAGCCAGGAGATTTCATCAAAAATGATCCATAATCATCATCGACTTTGCCAGAAAGAGAAACCTTGTCGCCAATTTTTAAGTTTTTACCAATAAATGCTTGGTTAAACCAAATTACCTTTATACTTTCACTGTCGTCAGAAACAAGAGCTTCAGTAATACTAATTTTTTTCCTTGGGCTTTTTTTAGATTGAATCATTTCTATCGTTCCACTTATGTTCACGAGCTCACCCAGCCTGATATCAGATATTTTCTTGGTTTCACTATAATCATCATACCTAAAAGGAAAGAAATATAACAAATCCTCAATAGTCTTTATTC encodes:
- the radA gene encoding DNA repair protein RadA, producing MTKISEIYVCEKCGAQHPKWSGRCLECGSWSSLKKELQDRKTIEKKETEKISPAVVVDFNNLQKEKVVRSEVGISEVDRVFGGGLVSGSLVLFAGEPGIGKSTLLTQISDSLAKKNKATVLYISGEESSNQVKDRFVRLKCDLVDIKFVGDTNLEKIISAIKEIKPSFVVVDSIQTIYSSMIPSESGSVTQIRACTSKFMELSKETGISVILVGHITKDGNVAGPKTLEHMVDVVVYLETDNSQMYRMMRTTKNRFGSTNEIGIFEMKEDGFTEVKNPSSVFINDELETFPGSVVSSLIEGTRSFLVEIQALVSKTMFGYPQRKSSGFDLNRLQVLSAVLSKRTSINLFNQDIILNSVGGIKINDPALDLAVCLSIASSFLDKSLKQKTIILGEVGLGGEVRNVSHIDARLKEAEKLGFEKAIIPDMKTSNKKLLLVRVKNLPEAIKNI
- a CDS encoding conjugal transfer protein TraC; protein product: MVNFKKSNNLDSDKKKVDEYTIRERSLAEVTKEYIEEEKEYRRGSLSIKDLIAPASFQVNPGYLKLGDKYVRTIFVITYPRYISVGWFAPIINLNSTFDVSMFFYPVGSTMVLKQLKNKVGALEAQIISDAEKGAARDPLRETALRDIEALRDALTQGIEKFFQFALYVTIYADTKKELDRMSDEVEDIFGSRLVYSRRVFYQAEQGFNSTMPLGNDELYIAFNMNSSPIASSFPFISSELTSDNGILYGINRHNNSLILFDRFSLQNANTVVFATSGAGKSYAIKLEVLRSLMLGTDVMIIDPEFEYKYLSDAVGGTYINLSLSSENKINPFDLPRSIGGDSKAGDIIRSAVITVKGLIRLMLGDMTHEEDSIIDRALLETYAKKDITADSDLAEIEPPIMQDFQDILEGMEGGGSLALRLKKYTEGTFSGLFNSPTNVEMDNNLVCFSVRDLEDELRPIAIYMVINYIWNVVRSEMKKRILVIDEAWWLMQHEDSAKFIFALVKRCRKYYLGVTTITQDVNDFLTSPYGRAIVTNSSLQLLLKQSTAGIDLVQKTFNLTEGEKYLLLECGLGEGIFFAGSKHAAIKVVASYTEDQLITSDPRQLLQIEDSKKEFDESVADEYDTR
- a CDS encoding thioredoxin domain-containing protein, which codes for MQKENIKISSFVFITFSLSAFAVVSFLYLFLSSRIHYTQADKKVYAIEEVYYNENINYDDPYLTKASGFKNSINGPIISNFDPYLGDFDAPVKIIVYSDFTCRYCLEQEQIIKNVLKKYSGSVRYIWKDYPESNIDSLSFKASLSARCAQNQDKFWEFHDSLFANNTGLNEEGIFKIANRLDLDIDSFKTCFNEKKALPLILSNIEEANAIGIIGVPNVYINDKEFIGSVSEEEFSMIIENELKDD
- a CDS encoding PrgI family protein — protein: MQQFTVPQFIDVEDKIFGPITVRQFVIILAGSLMLFVIFKFFSLLYLLTVGVFILVNMILFAFFKVAGRPFHFFVLNFIQTLLKASLRVWKNIPSGEVKEEIISQKIETKRIRKRQYTSSRLAELSLIVDTQGKFRHEELKENINLGESLKNKMNEIL
- the recG gene encoding ATP-dependent DNA helicase RecG; translation: MDLNTNIKFLNRVGETTAKRLERLGIKTIEDLLYFFPFRYDDYSETKKISDIRLGELVNISGTIEMIQSKKSPRKKISITEALVSDDSESIKVIWFNQAFIGKNLKIGDKVSLSGKVDDDYGSFLMKSPGYEKIGNSDNIHTQGLVPIYHSTSNISQKQIRFLINAIIKYTHLLEDIIPENILSEFNLERLEHAINKIHFPDTKEDIDTAQRRLAFSEMFLVQLRSLILKRTLKDRKANKLNFFEKETKDFVDGLEFQLTDSQRKTSWEIIGDIQNETPMSRLLEGDVGSGKTAVASLALLNCFLNKKQSAFMVPTEILAQQHFQTLSSLFAKQNINIALVTRTKYFLGKEKSTKKILLSKIKKGEVDLIIGTHSLIQADISFKNLSFVVVDEQHRFGVGQRQKILEKSGLPKNFSPHFLSMTATPIPRSLALSIYGDLDISIIDEMPKNRLTIITKIINDKNQGNLYDFIRKEIKKGRQAFVVCPLIDISDKLGLKSVTEEYEKLNKNIFPDLNIEMLHGKLKSDDKKNVMDKFVNKEIDILVSTSVIEVGIDIPNASIILIEEADRFGLSQLHQFRGRVGRGEHQSYCFLSSDNRSDNTRERLEAMEKYNNGFELSKIDLKLRGPGEFYGTIQKGFPELKIATLFDYELIKQTRKKASEILETNPSLDNYPILAKKVADFNKNIHLE